A single Halarcobacter anaerophilus DNA region contains:
- a CDS encoding response regulator transcription factor yields MKILLLEDDTLLNEIIVEFLEELDYEVITTFDGQEALETIYEDKFDLLILDVNVPSLNGFELLKELKSNSINIPCIYITSLHTSKDMEDGFKAGADDYIKKPFHLSELKLRINNIKRLRQIEANGIIKLADAIFYDNDEKILKVNDKESHLSKTEAKVFEYFIKNRNKSISIEEISLNNWLYDEVPTATTIRTYIKNLRKILGKDRIITSKGIGYRLNL; encoded by the coding sequence ATGAAAATATTACTTTTAGAAGACGACACTTTATTAAATGAAATTATTGTAGAGTTTTTAGAAGAGCTTGATTATGAAGTTATAACGACTTTTGACGGTCAAGAGGCTTTGGAAACAATTTACGAAGATAAGTTCGATTTGCTTATTTTAGATGTAAATGTACCTAGTCTAAACGGTTTTGAGCTTTTAAAAGAACTTAAGTCAAACTCTATAAATATTCCTTGTATTTATATTACCTCTTTGCATACTTCAAAAGATATGGAAGACGGATTTAAAGCAGGGGCTGATGATTATATTAAAAAACCTTTTCATTTAAGTGAGTTAAAACTAAGAATAAACAATATAAAAAGATTAAGACAGATAGAAGCAAACGGTATAATAAAACTTGCCGATGCAATTTTTTACGATAATGATGAAAAAATTTTAAAAGTTAATGATAAAGAGAGTCATCTTTCAAAAACAGAGGCAAAAGTCTTTGAGTATTTTATAAAAAACAGAAATAAATCTATATCTATAGAAGAGATCTCTTTAAATAACTGGCTTTATGATGAAGTTCCTACTGCAACAACTATTAGAACATATATAAAAAATTTACGAAAAATTTTGGGCAAAGACAGGATTATTACTTCTAAAGGAATAGGTTACAGGCTTAATCTTTAA
- a CDS encoding sensor histidine kinase, producing the protein MQNVASKVSSAIIYAHMAGLSINTAKMANFIKYDYALFDKEHRKLIGNIKNRIDLSKKLQKIDDSFVLVDSTPRGHLGVYHIVIKENIYHDIITKLTEKLIFYFFLIYSTIAVIGYYLASLFISPIINERKKLNNFIKDTTHELNTPITAILMSTGKDAPLTQKNLQRINLSAKRISEIYKDLVYLFLQDSNNKPHIEELQLDKIIEQQLEYFQSFSQKKRLTINSKLEPTTFKIDKENFSRLFNNLISNAIKYNKIGGFINITLKDSTLIIEDGGIGIKKDRLKDIFNRYYRGTKEQGGFGIGLNIVYHICKTYNIEIEVESQETKGTTFKLKFKD; encoded by the coding sequence ATGCAAAATGTGGCTTCAAAAGTCTCTTCTGCAATAATTTACGCTCATATGGCAGGGCTTTCAATAAATACTGCAAAAATGGCAAATTTTATAAAATATGATTATGCTTTATTTGATAAAGAGCATAGAAAATTAATAGGAAATATAAAAAATAGAATTGATTTGTCAAAAAAACTGCAAAAGATAGATGACAGTTTTGTTCTAGTAGACAGTACGCCAAGGGGGCATTTAGGAGTATATCATATTGTAATAAAAGAGAATATCTACCATGATATAATCACAAAACTAACGGAAAAACTCATTTTCTATTTCTTTTTGATTTATTCTACTATTGCAGTAATAGGTTACTATCTGGCAAGTCTTTTTATAAGCCCTATTATAAATGAAAGAAAAAAACTCAATAACTTTATAAAAGATACTACCCATGAGTTAAATACTCCCATAACGGCTATTTTAATGAGTACGGGAAAAGATGCACCTTTAACTCAAAAAAATCTTCAAAGAATTAATTTAAGCGCAAAAAGAATTTCGGAAATTTACAAAGATTTAGTCTATCTTTTTTTACAAGACAGCAATAATAAACCCCATATCGAAGAACTGCAGCTTGATAAGATAATAGAACAACAACTTGAATATTTTCAATCTTTTTCACAAAAAAAGAGATTAACAATCAACTCAAAGCTGGAACCTACTACTTTTAAAATAGATAAAGAAAATTTTTCAAGACTCTTTAACAATCTAATATCAAATGCTATAAAATATAATAAAATCGGAGGTTTTATCAATATAACGCTAAAAGACTCCACACTTATAATTGAAGATGGAGGAATAGGAATAAAAAAAGATAGATTAAAAGATATCTTTAATCGATACTATAGAGGAACAAAAGAGCAAGGAGGATTCGGTATAGGTCTTAATATCGTATATCATATTTGCAAAACTTATAATATAGAAATAGAAGTAGAATCCCAAGAGACAAAAGGAACAACTTTTAAACTAAAATTTAAAGATTAA
- a CDS encoding response regulator transcription factor: MKILLLEDDLILNEIIEEFLQELGYEVTCVFDGMQASEIIYENPFDLLILDVNVPTLTGFEFLKNLRDNEITTPAIFITSLNSVEDVEEGFKSGADDYLKKPFELKELELRINNIKRLLHLEDEEIEISKDIKFNSKLNYINNNSIKTKLPLKEAQILKYLINNANRCISQDELSSNIWSYETSPTSSTIRTYIKNIRKVLGEEFIETIKGVGYRFNKK, encoded by the coding sequence ATGAAAATATTGCTTTTAGAAGATGATTTAATACTAAATGAGATAATTGAAGAGTTCCTTCAAGAACTAGGATATGAGGTCACCTGCGTATTTGACGGAATGCAGGCAAGTGAGATTATATATGAAAACCCTTTTGATTTGCTGATTTTAGACGTAAACGTACCTACACTTACGGGTTTTGAATTTTTAAAAAATCTAAGGGATAATGAGATAACCACTCCTGCTATTTTTATTACCTCTTTAAACTCGGTTGAAGATGTTGAAGAGGGCTTTAAAAGCGGAGCAGATGATTATTTGAAAAAACCTTTTGAATTAAAAGAGTTAGAACTTAGAATAAACAATATAAAAAGACTTCTTCATTTAGAAGATGAAGAGATAGAGATTTCAAAAGATATAAAATTTAATTCAAAACTCAATTATATAAACAATAATTCAATAAAAACAAAACTTCCTTTAAAAGAGGCTCAGATTCTCAAATATCTTATAAACAATGCAAACAGATGTATTTCCCAAGATGAACTAAGCTCAAATATCTGGAGTTATGAGACTTCGCCTACCTCATCTACTATTAGAACTTATATAAAAAATATCAGAAAAGTTTTAGGAGAAGAGTTTATTGAAACTATAAAAGGAGTCGGTTATCGATTTAACAAGAAGTGA
- a CDS encoding YceI family protein has translation MKLFGKMLLTTILGAGLAYAAPYKLDNSHTEVGFSVKHLMISNVKGKFKDFGATIDFDAKTNTFKTFEATVDAKTIDTANVKRDDHLKSADFFYAEKFPTITFKMKSYKADDDDEGVMIGDLTMRGVTKEVKLEVEDLAKGKGFKGENRVGFSLEGKVNRMDYGLKWNKALEFGGVAVGEEVKLLIEVEAIEQ, from the coding sequence ATGAAGCTATTTGGAAAAATGCTTTTAACAACGATTTTAGGGGCTGGTTTAGCTTATGCGGCACCTTATAAACTGGATAATTCACACACTGAGGTAGGTTTTTCGGTAAAACACCTGATGATATCAAACGTAAAAGGTAAATTCAAAGATTTTGGTGCAACTATAGATTTTGATGCGAAAACAAACACTTTTAAAACTTTTGAGGCTACTGTGGATGCAAAAACCATTGATACTGCAAATGTAAAAAGAGATGACCATTTAAAATCTGCAGACTTTTTTTATGCAGAAAAGTTTCCTACAATAACATTTAAAATGAAATCTTATAAAGCTGACGATGATGACGAAGGCGTTATGATCGGTGATTTAACTATGAGAGGGGTTACAAAAGAGGTAAAACTTGAAGTAGAAGATTTAGCAAAAGGAAAAGGTTTTAAAGGAGAAAACAGAGTAGGGTTCTCTTTAGAAGGAAAAGTAAATAGAATGGATTACGGTTTGAAATGGAACAAAGCTTTAGAGTTCGGTGGAGTTGCCGTAGGTGAAGAGGTTAAACTGCTTATTGAAGTTGAAGCTATAGAGCAGTAA